One genomic window of Paeniglutamicibacter sp. Y32M11 includes the following:
- a CDS encoding DUF4389 domain-containing protein, translated as MATHAVPPLAPFSSRPARMKPGHWVLLVLGVLLTILGLGLTVGGAVTLGANAAQRDGRYLVGDTENYRSTGYALTSPSVVLDAGSENMSALPPLGDLASIHVRVSNAVPDTEVFVGIADVSDIDVYLQDVARSSLGETTFVAADPWPGRSPWAKDTARTTAGNRVPEPPGKQEFWRVSASGPGAQEISWDLEPGRWALVVMNADANAPVWVDLQAGARSDLLGPIGTGLLVAGLIGLVLGIPLLLLGTAGLGRDIDAARPVTGQGPGAALAEHAGRGQRAFSVYPLSFTGVLEGRLSRGLWLVKWLLAVPHYLVLALLWVALVVTTIAAGVVILFTGRYPRSWFCFNVGVLRWSWRVGFYGYSALGTDRYPPFTLARADYPADLDVAFPQRLSRGLVLVKWWLLAIPHLLIIGIFTSGTGATWNGGWEDGAELSSNTWGPSLLGLLVLIAAVLLLFTGRYWHGLFALIMGVNRWVYRVSAYVLLMRDEYPPFRLDQGPFDPTVAAPEEPGPVEGNEIPGPGNQPPTSR; from the coding sequence ATGGCCACCCACGCTGTCCCACCGTTGGCACCCTTCTCCTCGAGGCCGGCCCGCATGAAACCAGGACATTGGGTCTTGTTGGTCCTTGGCGTGCTGCTAACCATCCTCGGACTGGGCCTGACCGTCGGCGGAGCCGTGACGCTGGGAGCCAACGCAGCCCAGCGCGACGGCCGCTACCTGGTGGGTGATACCGAGAACTACCGGAGCACGGGATATGCATTGACCAGCCCGTCGGTGGTGCTCGATGCCGGGTCAGAGAACATGTCTGCCCTTCCGCCACTCGGGGATCTGGCCAGCATCCACGTGCGCGTGAGCAATGCGGTCCCGGATACCGAAGTCTTCGTCGGAATAGCCGACGTCTCCGATATCGATGTCTACTTGCAGGACGTGGCCCGCTCCTCCCTGGGGGAGACCACGTTCGTAGCTGCAGACCCATGGCCGGGGCGCTCGCCGTGGGCGAAGGACACCGCGCGAACGACGGCGGGAAACCGGGTCCCGGAACCCCCGGGGAAACAGGAATTCTGGAGAGTCTCGGCCTCTGGGCCCGGTGCCCAAGAGATCTCATGGGACTTAGAGCCCGGGCGATGGGCACTGGTGGTCATGAACGCCGATGCCAACGCTCCGGTGTGGGTGGACCTGCAGGCCGGTGCCCGATCTGATCTGCTCGGTCCAATTGGTACTGGCCTGCTGGTCGCGGGGCTGATTGGCTTGGTCCTCGGGATTCCCCTGCTTTTGCTGGGAACAGCGGGGCTGGGCCGGGACATCGACGCGGCCCGTCCGGTCACCGGCCAAGGTCCCGGGGCAGCCCTGGCGGAGCATGCGGGGCGGGGACAGAGAGCATTCTCGGTGTATCCGCTCAGCTTTACCGGTGTGCTGGAGGGCCGGCTGTCGCGTGGGTTATGGCTGGTGAAGTGGTTGCTGGCGGTGCCGCACTACCTTGTCTTGGCGTTGTTGTGGGTCGCTCTGGTGGTGACCACTATCGCGGCCGGGGTCGTAATCCTGTTCACCGGCCGCTATCCGCGCTCATGGTTCTGCTTCAACGTCGGTGTGCTGCGTTGGTCCTGGCGGGTGGGGTTCTACGGTTACTCCGCGTTGGGCACCGACCGCTATCCGCCCTTCACCTTGGCACGTGCCGACTACCCCGCAGATCTTGATGTGGCCTTCCCACAGCGGCTCTCGCGAGGGTTGGTGTTGGTGAAGTGGTGGCTGTTGGCCATCCCACACCTGCTGATCATTGGCATTTTTACTAGCGGCACCGGTGCCACGTGGAACGGTGGTTGGGAGGATGGCGCCGAGCTTTCCAGCAATACGTGGGGACCTTCGTTGCTGGGGCTGCTCGTGTTGATCGCTGCGGTGCTCCTGCTGTTTACCGGCCGCTATTGGCACGGGTTGTTCGCTTTGATCATGGGAGTGAATCGCTGGGTCTACCGGGTCAGCGCGTATGTGCTGCTGATGCGCGATGAGTACCCGCCGTTCCGCCTCGATCAAGGCCCGTTTGACCCGACCGTCGCTGCCCCCGAGGAACCGGGGCCGGTGGAAGGCAACGAGATTCCGGGACCTGGGAATCAACCGCCCACTTCCCGCTGA
- a CDS encoding isocitrate lyase/phosphoenolpyruvate mutase family protein — protein sequence MTTFHELHHTDAPLLLPNAWDVGSALAFANAGFPAVGTTSFGIAASAGYPDGYRSSKQATAALVTQLVRLPIHLTVDIEDGYSDDPVEVAEFVATLAGLGVAGINLEDSRSGHLVDPATAASKIAAIKHRSPDVFINARVDNLWFAEDPSVDAVLRRAHTYADSGADGIFVPGITVQDIPRITAGILLPVNVLAHPTMTVTELGKLGVRRVSSGSLPYRAAVDAAVGIANALRGNKPLPAATPYWEMQSHLVTFRQGISD from the coding sequence ATGACCACGTTTCACGAACTGCACCACACTGACGCTCCCCTGCTTCTACCCAATGCATGGGATGTCGGTTCGGCTTTGGCCTTTGCAAATGCAGGATTCCCCGCCGTTGGCACGACCAGCTTTGGTATCGCGGCTAGCGCTGGTTATCCCGACGGCTACCGTTCGAGCAAACAGGCAACCGCCGCGCTGGTGACGCAACTGGTCCGGCTGCCCATCCACCTGACGGTGGATATTGAAGACGGCTACAGTGACGACCCAGTCGAGGTCGCCGAATTCGTGGCCACATTGGCGGGTTTAGGTGTTGCCGGCATCAATCTCGAGGACAGTAGATCCGGGCATCTTGTCGATCCAGCCACGGCCGCTTCCAAGATCGCAGCGATCAAGCACCGCTCCCCCGACGTCTTCATCAATGCCCGGGTGGACAATTTGTGGTTTGCCGAGGATCCCTCCGTGGACGCCGTGCTGCGTCGTGCCCACACCTACGCCGATTCCGGTGCCGACGGGATCTTTGTCCCGGGAATAACCGTCCAGGACATTCCGCGCATCACCGCCGGGATCCTCCTGCCGGTGAATGTGTTGGCGCATCCCACGATGACCGTGACCGAGTTGGGGAAGCTGGGAGTCAGGCGCGTGAGTTCCGGTTCTCTGCCCTACCGTGCAGCCGTGGATGCCGCCGTGGGCATTGCCAACGCCCTTCGCGGCAACAAACCGCTCCCGGCCGCAACGCCCTACTGGGAGATGCAATCCCACCTCGTGACGTTCCGCCAGGGCATATCGGACTGA
- a CDS encoding serine hydrolase, whose protein sequence is MDGTNLDYVPAGVDANNWKSPENLRWSFQHMADFLPTAVISRGEAPVAQLPEAHRDLDSVMILPSIPGGVPVSVGSVMATTETDGWMLMHRGAVLTEQYFGEMTPASPHLLMSMSKSLVGAVAGALCDSGVLDADAQLTDYLPELAEAGYAGATVRQLLDMRSGIDFSENYLDPTAGIRLMEQAIGWSALKAPGPTGMYPFLRTLLRKTAHGGVFEYRSCETDMLGWVCEAAAKSPMATLMSELVWGKLGAESNATMGIDQLGTGIFDGGINATMRDMARFGSLFLNEGRSPSGEQVLSSEWIAQTLAGAPDSRDAFEDSPVDNLMPGGMYRNQMWFPYPGDDVVLCLGIHGQMVYINRPAEVVAVKLSSWPMPQDPARLFPTLHAFDAIAAALLVEVNSATAPVVPVEAA, encoded by the coding sequence ATGGACGGCACAAATCTGGACTACGTCCCCGCCGGGGTGGACGCGAACAACTGGAAGTCGCCCGAGAACCTGCGCTGGTCCTTCCAACACATGGCCGATTTCCTGCCCACGGCAGTTATTTCCCGCGGAGAAGCACCGGTGGCACAACTTCCTGAGGCACACCGCGACCTGGACTCGGTGATGATCCTCCCGAGTATCCCCGGGGGAGTACCAGTGAGTGTCGGCTCGGTGATGGCCACTACGGAGACCGACGGGTGGATGCTCATGCACCGCGGAGCGGTGCTCACCGAGCAGTACTTCGGAGAGATGACGCCAGCTAGTCCGCACCTGCTGATGTCCATGAGTAAGTCGCTCGTTGGCGCGGTTGCCGGGGCCTTGTGCGACTCGGGGGTACTGGATGCCGACGCGCAATTAACCGATTACCTTCCCGAGCTGGCAGAGGCGGGTTATGCCGGGGCGACGGTACGCCAGCTGCTCGACATGCGTTCTGGCATCGATTTCTCTGAGAACTATCTGGACCCAACTGCCGGGATCCGGCTGATGGAACAGGCCATCGGTTGGTCTGCCCTCAAGGCCCCGGGTCCCACCGGCATGTACCCGTTCTTGCGCACCTTGCTGCGCAAGACGGCCCACGGCGGGGTCTTTGAATACCGCTCCTGCGAGACCGACATGCTCGGTTGGGTCTGCGAGGCTGCTGCCAAGAGCCCCATGGCCACGCTGATGTCGGAGCTGGTGTGGGGCAAACTTGGCGCGGAATCAAATGCCACCATGGGAATCGACCAGCTCGGCACCGGGATTTTTGACGGCGGCATCAACGCCACGATGCGTGACATGGCCCGCTTCGGTTCCCTCTTCCTGAACGAGGGCCGCTCGCCCAGCGGAGAGCAGGTGCTCTCGAGCGAATGGATCGCCCAGACACTGGCCGGGGCACCGGATTCCCGTGATGCCTTTGAAGACAGTCCCGTAGACAACCTCATGCCCGGTGGGATGTACCGCAACCAGATGTGGTTCCCGTACCCCGGTGACGACGTGGTGCTGTGTCTAGGGATCCACGGACAAATGGTCTACATTAACCGACCTGCCGAAGTTGTGGCGGTGAAGTTGTCCAGCTGGCCGATGCCACAGGACCCGGCGAGGCTTTTCCCCACGCTGCACGCCTTCGACGCCATCGCCGCGGCACTGCTGGTGGAGGTCAATTCAGCAACCGCTCCGGTGGTACCGGTCGAAGCCGCCTGA
- a CDS encoding DUF937 domain-containing protein, with protein MADLNELLKMIPLEQLGAKLGVDAETARATASAALPSLLAGLNSNASSPEGEEALNSAIAQHDATFLDGGVDIDAVDTEDGQKIVQHALGGNQDALAASLTSAAPGGIDLGGLVKKALPILAPLVMSYLAKQASNSSGGLGSILGGLLGSAGGNTAQGAGGIDLGGILGGLFGGAQQGSSTANPQGAGGLDLGGILGGLFGKK; from the coding sequence ATGGCAGACCTTAACGAACTGTTGAAGATGATCCCACTGGAGCAGTTGGGCGCGAAGTTGGGTGTGGATGCCGAGACCGCTCGTGCCACCGCTTCCGCCGCTCTCCCCTCACTGCTGGCGGGGCTGAACAGCAATGCGTCCTCCCCCGAGGGCGAAGAAGCCCTGAACTCGGCCATTGCCCAGCATGACGCAACTTTCTTAGACGGTGGCGTGGACATCGACGCCGTTGATACCGAAGACGGCCAGAAGATCGTCCAGCACGCCTTGGGCGGTAACCAGGACGCTCTCGCCGCATCACTGACCAGCGCTGCCCCGGGCGGCATTGATCTGGGAGGTCTGGTGAAGAAGGCCCTGCCGATTCTGGCCCCGTTGGTCATGTCGTACTTGGCCAAGCAGGCCAGTAATTCTTCGGGCGGCTTAGGATCGATCCTCGGCGGCCTATTAGGCTCCGCGGGCGGTAACACCGCTCAGGGTGCCGGTGGAATTGATCTGGGCGGAATCCTCGGGGGTCTCTTCGGCGGCGCGCAGCAGGGATCGAGCACCGCAAATCCCCAGGGCGCAGGCGGCCTGGATCTCGGTGGCATTCTCGGTGGACTCTTCGGTAAGAAGTAG
- a CDS encoding type 1 glutamine amidotransferase domain-containing protein, whose product MKKILMVLTSVSEIGDTGEATGYNVAEAAHPWKVFKDSGHFVDFASIKGGQPPRDTVDTEDPIQVAFTENEATRAGLYNTARVDVVDPGQYDAVYLVGGHGTMWDFPDSEGLQNLVASVYNSGGVVGAVCHGPAGLVNVELANGFRLVEDRRVAAFTNEEEVAAGKDKVIPFFLADRLAEQGATHVSAENWAENVVVDERLVTGQNPASAAGVAKEMEKLLAEIIHQEKAEEHDEADALRAEKDAEKAAKKAAETHHEH is encoded by the coding sequence ATGAAGAAAATCCTCATGGTTCTGACCAGCGTTTCCGAAATCGGCGACACGGGAGAGGCGACCGGCTACAACGTCGCCGAGGCCGCACATCCCTGGAAGGTCTTCAAGGATTCCGGGCATTTTGTCGATTTTGCCTCGATCAAGGGCGGCCAGCCCCCGCGCGATACGGTCGACACCGAAGATCCCATCCAAGTTGCCTTCACCGAGAACGAGGCCACCCGCGCGGGCCTCTACAACACCGCTCGCGTCGACGTGGTTGACCCCGGCCAATACGACGCCGTCTACCTGGTGGGCGGCCACGGCACCATGTGGGACTTCCCGGACAGTGAAGGTCTGCAAAACCTAGTGGCCAGCGTCTACAACTCCGGCGGTGTGGTGGGTGCGGTCTGCCACGGACCGGCAGGCTTGGTGAACGTTGAATTGGCGAACGGGTTCCGTCTCGTCGAGGACCGACGGGTCGCTGCCTTCACCAATGAGGAGGAAGTTGCCGCTGGCAAGGACAAGGTCATCCCGTTCTTCCTCGCTGACCGGCTCGCCGAACAGGGCGCCACCCATGTCTCCGCAGAGAACTGGGCAGAGAACGTGGTCGTGGACGAGCGACTGGTGACCGGACAGAACCCCGCCTCCGCCGCGGGCGTGGCCAAGGAAATGGAAAAACTTCTGGCGGAGATCATCCACCAGGAGAAGGCCGAAGAACACGACGAGGCCGACGCGCTTCGGGCGGAGAAGGACGCCGAAAAAGCGGCCAAGAAGGCAGCCGAGACCCACCACGAGCACTGA
- a CDS encoding bifunctional riboflavin kinase/FAD synthetase: MHYWKGLEAVPPGIGPSVVTIGNFDGVHRGHREVLAAVVATARERGAKAIAISFDPHPAQVHRPEAAPELIMGLEDRIETLADEGLDALLMIHYTLEFSKATAEEFVAKIIVGALNACTVVVGHDVRFGIDNSGDFDVMVALGKQYNFDVIGIEDIGDHRRWSSTWVREALNRGEVGTAAQILGRPHRMRGEVVHGAARGRELGFPTANLDPAASGIIPADGVYAGWLVDEAQMRWPAAISVGSNPTFEGVSRQVEAHVIDRPAEGVEDFDLYGQQIVVEFVEHLRPMVAYQGVEALVDQMREDVQRTRTVLLDA, encoded by the coding sequence GTGCACTATTGGAAAGGCCTTGAAGCCGTACCCCCCGGCATCGGCCCATCGGTAGTCACCATCGGCAACTTCGATGGGGTGCACCGCGGTCATCGTGAGGTCCTGGCGGCAGTTGTCGCCACCGCCCGCGAACGCGGCGCCAAGGCAATTGCCATCAGTTTCGATCCGCATCCGGCGCAGGTGCACCGCCCGGAGGCCGCCCCCGAACTCATCATGGGTCTAGAAGACCGGATCGAGACCCTCGCCGATGAGGGGCTTGATGCTCTGCTGATGATTCATTACACCCTTGAATTCTCCAAGGCCACCGCCGAGGAATTTGTTGCCAAGATTATCGTTGGCGCGCTGAACGCCTGCACCGTGGTTGTTGGCCACGATGTGCGCTTTGGCATTGATAATTCCGGTGACTTCGACGTCATGGTCGCCTTGGGCAAACAATATAACTTTGATGTCATTGGCATCGAGGATATTGGGGATCACCGCCGCTGGTCATCCACCTGGGTTCGTGAGGCGCTGAATCGCGGAGAAGTTGGCACCGCCGCCCAGATCCTCGGACGCCCGCACCGCATGCGCGGCGAGGTAGTGCACGGAGCCGCACGCGGACGCGAACTCGGTTTCCCCACCGCCAACCTTGACCCAGCGGCTTCGGGCATCATCCCGGCAGACGGCGTGTACGCCGGCTGGTTGGTAGATGAGGCGCAGATGCGCTGGCCAGCCGCCATCTCCGTTGGTTCCAACCCGACCTTTGAAGGTGTCAGCCGACAGGTTGAGGCCCACGTGATCGACCGCCCGGCAGAGGGTGTGGAGGACTTCGACCTCTACGGCCAGCAGATCGTGGTCGAGTTTGTGGAGCACCTGCGCCCGATGGTGGCATACCAAGGTGTTGAGGCGCTGGTGGATCAGATGCGTGAGGACGTTCAACGCACCCGCACGGTCTTGCTTGATGCCTGA
- the truB gene encoding tRNA pseudouridine(55) synthase TruB, with the protein MGSGLVIVDKPQGWTSHDVVGRTRRLAGTRKVGHAGTLDPMATGVLVLGINKATRLLTYIVGAHKTYTATIRLGESTITDDAEGEIVQTRIAAALTEEAIHAGIAKLTGDIEQVPSSVSAIKVNGERAYARVRAGEEVKLAARSVTIRRFEVHDIRRERGGKILDIDVTVECTSGTYIRALARDLGEDLAVGGHLTALRRTEVGPYTLDKARTLEQLAKDFEYLPLEDAADALFTRRDLTEKERSELSFGRRISSNETDEVTAAFAPDGTLVALLKNKGAEAKPELVFATAS; encoded by the coding sequence ATCGGCTCAGGCCTGGTCATCGTCGACAAGCCTCAGGGCTGGACGAGCCACGACGTGGTGGGCCGCACCCGCCGGCTAGCCGGAACCCGCAAGGTCGGCCATGCCGGAACCTTGGATCCGATGGCGACCGGCGTGCTGGTGCTGGGCATCAACAAGGCCACGCGCCTGTTGACCTACATCGTGGGTGCTCACAAGACCTACACCGCCACCATCCGTCTGGGCGAGTCGACCATCACCGATGATGCCGAAGGCGAGATCGTGCAAACGCGGATCGCCGCTGCCCTGACCGAGGAAGCGATCCACGCCGGCATTGCCAAGCTCACCGGAGACATTGAGCAGGTTCCATCTTCCGTCAGTGCCATCAAGGTCAATGGTGAGCGCGCCTACGCCCGGGTGCGCGCCGGCGAAGAAGTAAAGCTTGCCGCCCGCTCGGTGACCATTCGTCGTTTTGAAGTGCACGATATTCGCCGCGAACGTGGTGGCAAGATTCTAGACATCGACGTGACCGTGGAATGCACCTCCGGAACCTATATCCGTGCTCTGGCCCGCGACCTCGGTGAAGATCTGGCCGTGGGTGGCCACCTGACCGCGCTGCGTCGCACCGAGGTTGGACCCTACACGTTGGACAAGGCTCGCACACTGGAGCAGTTGGCCAAGGACTTTGAGTACCTGCCGCTGGAAGATGCCGCAGACGCTTTGTTCACCCGTCGTGATTTGACGGAGAAGGAACGCTCCGAGCTCTCCTTTGGTCGTCGCATCAGCTCAAATGAGACCGATGAGGTGACTGCCGCCTTCGCACCGGATGGAACGCTGGTGGCACTGCTGAAGAATAAGGGCGCCGAGGCCAAGCCCGAACTGGTCTTCGCCACCGCTTCCTAG
- a CDS encoding YceI family protein, translated as MTEKSAPTRPRNKRLLWIIAIAAIVIIAGAFIGSRIYAANVSAQAEAVPTLSAPTTTGASSASGGSSGPTAATDRDGTWTIGSGSYAGYRLDEVLNGADVTVTGRTEDVSGSLTVKDEKLTAADLTLQVDTITTDSDRRDSYFRTSAIDTSQFPEATFTLTKPVDVSATLDGDTKEFDITGDLTLNGQTVSVTSTVKGAFSDGSAQLVGQIPMTWEDFGVEAPNLGFVSVEDTGFIEYSLNVTQG; from the coding sequence ATGACCGAGAAGTCAGCGCCAACCCGCCCCAGGAACAAACGTCTGCTGTGGATCATTGCCATTGCTGCGATCGTGATCATTGCGGGTGCATTTATTGGTAGCCGCATCTACGCCGCTAACGTGTCAGCACAAGCAGAAGCGGTGCCGACGTTGTCCGCTCCGACGACAACTGGAGCATCAAGTGCTTCCGGTGGCAGTAGTGGACCAACGGCCGCCACCGATCGCGACGGGACTTGGACTATCGGTTCCGGATCTTACGCGGGGTACCGACTGGATGAAGTTCTCAACGGGGCCGATGTGACGGTTACCGGGCGTACCGAGGACGTCAGCGGTTCCTTGACCGTCAAGGATGAGAAGCTCACGGCCGCGGATCTGACGCTGCAGGTTGACACCATCACCACGGACTCGGACCGCCGCGATTCATACTTCCGAACCTCTGCCATCGATACATCGCAGTTCCCCGAAGCGACCTTCACGCTCACCAAGCCCGTCGACGTATCCGCGACACTGGACGGCGACACCAAGGAATTCGACATTACCGGAGACCTCACTCTCAACGGTCAGACGGTGTCAGTGACGTCCACGGTGAAGGGTGCGTTCAGCGATGGATCGGCGCAGCTGGTGGGTCAGATTCCTATGACTTGGGAAGATTTTGGCGTCGAAGCGCCCAACTTGGGGTTCGTCTCGGTGGAGGACACGGGCTTCATCGAGTACTCCTTGAACGTGACACAGGGCTGA
- the rpsO gene encoding 30S ribosomal protein S15: MALDAAIKQEIMKAYATSEGDTGSPEVQVAVMSRRILDLTEHLKMHKHDHHTRRGLMALVGRRRRMLAYLKGTDIARYRALIERLGLRR, encoded by the coding sequence GTGGCATTAGACGCCGCTATCAAGCAGGAAATCATGAAGGCCTACGCAACCAGCGAAGGCGATACCGGTTCACCGGAGGTTCAGGTTGCCGTTATGTCACGTCGTATCCTCGACCTGACCGAGCACCTGAAGATGCACAAGCATGATCACCACACCCGCCGCGGCCTGATGGCCCTGGTTGGTCGTCGTCGTCGTATGCTTGCATACCTCAAGGGCACCGACATTGCACGCTACCGTGCGCTCATCGAGCGTCTCGGCCTGCGCCGCTAG
- a CDS encoding amino acid permease: MNGKDKSQSIMRRKPIDDIEEENKHSGLAKSLGLWQLTAIGVGGIIGVGIFSLAGLVAHGSGSEPGVGPAVLISFLIAGLASAAAALSYAEFAGMIPRAGSAYTYGYVALGEIIGWFIGWDLLLEYIAIVAVVAIGISGYFSAFLAGIGFNLPDWAASTADEGRGGIVNIPAIVVCILVTWILSRGTRAFGRFELVAVAIKVVLILFIIGLGIFYINTGNYNPFMPSGFGPVMAGAATVFFAVFGYDAMSTAAEESTDGKKHMPKAIIYSLIIAMLLYVAATLVLTGMQNYQDIDPTAGFASAFNGVGLPVIATIISVFAVLSILTVMLTFLLGVTRVWFSMSRDGLLPGWFARTDRHGTPQRVTWIAGIASAFLAGVFPIKAVADLTNIGILAAFVVVCLSVIIFRYKKPDAPRTFRLPFMPVVPAFGMLASGFLMLQLHWETWLRFGVWLVIGLSIYFLYGRKHSLMNPNSPRHATGDVLPSTEA; the protein is encoded by the coding sequence ATGAACGGAAAAGATAAATCCCAGTCCATCATGCGGCGCAAGCCCATCGACGACATCGAGGAAGAAAACAAACACAGCGGCCTAGCCAAGTCACTCGGACTGTGGCAACTCACCGCAATCGGTGTCGGTGGCATCATCGGCGTCGGGATCTTCTCCCTGGCCGGTCTGGTGGCCCACGGCAGCGGATCCGAACCCGGCGTCGGACCCGCCGTCCTGATCTCCTTCTTGATCGCCGGTCTGGCCTCCGCGGCCGCGGCCCTGTCCTACGCGGAATTCGCCGGCATGATCCCCCGCGCCGGCTCGGCCTATACCTACGGATACGTGGCCCTCGGGGAGATCATCGGCTGGTTCATCGGCTGGGACCTCTTGCTGGAATACATCGCCATCGTGGCGGTCGTGGCCATCGGCATCTCCGGCTACTTCTCGGCCTTCCTCGCCGGGATCGGGTTCAACCTGCCCGACTGGGCGGCCTCCACCGCGGATGAGGGCCGGGGCGGCATCGTGAACATCCCCGCCATCGTCGTCTGCATCCTGGTGACCTGGATCCTCTCGCGCGGGACCCGGGCCTTCGGGCGCTTCGAACTGGTGGCCGTGGCCATCAAGGTCGTGCTGATCCTATTCATCATCGGTCTGGGCATCTTCTACATCAACACCGGAAACTACAACCCGTTTATGCCCAGCGGCTTCGGGCCCGTCATGGCCGGAGCCGCAACGGTATTCTTCGCCGTCTTCGGCTATGACGCGATGAGCACCGCGGCCGAGGAATCCACCGACGGCAAGAAGCACATGCCCAAGGCGATCATCTATTCATTGATTATCGCGATGCTCCTCTACGTCGCCGCCACGCTGGTGCTCACCGGCATGCAGAACTATCAGGACATCGACCCAACCGCCGGATTCGCCTCCGCGTTTAACGGCGTCGGCCTCCCGGTCATTGCCACGATCATTTCCGTGTTTGCCGTGCTGTCCATCCTCACCGTGATGCTGACCTTCCTGCTCGGGGTGACCCGTGTCTGGTTCTCCATGAGCCGCGATGGACTGCTTCCGGGCTGGTTCGCCAGGACCGATCGCCACGGCACACCTCAACGTGTCACCTGGATCGCCGGCATCGCCTCCGCGTTCTTGGCCGGAGTGTTCCCCATCAAGGCGGTCGCAGATTTGACGAACATCGGCATTCTGGCCGCCTTCGTCGTTGTCTGCCTGTCCGTGATCATCTTCCGCTACAAGAAGCCGGACGCCCCACGCACCTTCCGGCTCCCCTTCATGCCCGTGGTCCCGGCCTTCGGCATGCTCGCCTCCGGATTCTTGATGCTGCAACTGCACTGGGAAACGTGGCTGAGGTTCGGCGTCTGGCTGGTCATCGGACTGAGCATTTACTTCCTCTATGGCCGCAAGCACTCACTGATGAACCCCAACAGCCCACGGCATGCCACGGGCGATGTGTTGCCGTCAACGGAAGCCTAG
- a CDS encoding class I SAM-dependent methyltransferase yields the protein MPDSKPPLPGMAPRPVPGLPLRAFTMNATRRAELATAFTIGGSHYDSVRPAYPDAAIDFMVPAGARDVVDVGAGTGIFTSQLLDRGLSVRAVEPSEDMLTVLRERLPELEATSGTGESTGLEEKSADVISYAQAWHWVDPKAASSEAARVLRPEGQLSLVWNQFDVSISWVHRLARIMHAGDVHRPDFVPPLGLEFQTPESGAWTWEQELTGEQVIELAKSRSYYLRAGAATRARVEHNLNWYLFDHLGHNPGEPFALPYLTHAWRARPRG from the coding sequence ATGCCTGATTCCAAGCCTCCGCTTCCCGGAATGGCCCCGCGGCCCGTTCCGGGGTTGCCTTTGCGTGCCTTCACCATGAATGCCACACGCCGGGCAGAACTCGCCACCGCCTTCACCATTGGTGGCTCTCACTATGACTCGGTACGTCCGGCCTACCCGGATGCCGCAATTGATTTCATGGTGCCGGCCGGGGCACGGGATGTTGTTGACGTTGGTGCGGGTACCGGGATCTTCACCTCACAGCTATTGGACCGTGGACTGAGCGTTCGCGCCGTGGAACCCTCCGAAGATATGCTCACCGTTTTGCGTGAGCGACTTCCCGAGCTTGAGGCCACCTCGGGCACCGGCGAGAGTACCGGACTCGAAGAGAAATCCGCCGACGTCATTAGCTACGCCCAAGCGTGGCACTGGGTTGATCCGAAGGCCGCGAGTTCAGAGGCAGCGCGTGTGTTGCGTCCCGAGGGCCAGCTGTCTTTGGTGTGGAATCAATTTGATGTCTCCATTTCATGGGTCCACCGCTTAGCACGGATCATGCATGCCGGAGATGTACATCGCCCCGACTTCGTCCCACCCTTGGGGCTCGAGTTTCAGACTCCAGAATCCGGGGCGTGGACGTGGGAACAAGAATTAACCGGTGAGCAGGTAATCGAGCTGGCCAAGTCGCGCAGCTACTACCTGCGTGCTGGGGCTGCGACCAGGGCAAGAGTTGAACACAACCTGAACTGGTACCTCTTTGATCATCTGGGGCACAATCCGGGCGAGCCGTTTGCGCTTCCTTACCTCACCCATGCCTGGCGGGCACGCCCGCGGGGCTAA